A single window of Drosophila suzukii chromosome 3, CBGP_Dsuzu_IsoJpt1.0, whole genome shotgun sequence DNA harbors:
- the LOC108018514 gene encoding serine/threonine-protein phosphatase 2A regulatory subunit B'' subunit gamma-like isoform X1, whose translation MELEMCAVEAFDNRSDKNTEHKDLRIMDHPSYNQIPKFFDPPPKPEDKTRQLLRREAHSLFLQDQAEELLNAEDLNDLWRTLEMHVTKTTRSKRQLINLDNYLIVVSKVGAKCQKLMTVALFFELMLSSNYPGLLDIVSIYNHIIRRVSVIQGRIGLSSYDDLGQGYLNESDLESYITDIIPKLTQIRDCLQPSFERFYVCTLVKKFFFFLDHLHMRRIRIRDIVSSGLLSQLLALSDKPNYKDAKENETTNCFSMPAILGVYEKYLDLDKDHDGMLSKKELSKYGSGSLTSIFLDRAFEVCRTYSGKMDYKTFLDFHFAMENRKSLPALHYIFRILDINQQGYLTAQTLRYFYAGIEARFKTLKAEAVNFQDLKDEIFDMVRPKDPLKITLKDLTNSGQGETVLSILIEFDKFLAYENREENPQNV comes from the exons ATGGAGCTGGAAATGTGTGCCGTCGAGGCTTTCGATAATCGTTCTGACAAGAATACAGAACATAAGGATCTTAGGATCATGGATCACCCTTCGTATAACCAAATACCGAAATTCTTTGATCCCCCACCAAAACCAGAGGATAAAACCCGTCAGTTGCTGCGTCGAGAGGCCCATTCGCTTTTTCTACAGGATCAGGCGGAGGAGCTTCTCAATGCGGAGGATTTAAATGATCTGTGGAGGACCCTTGAAATGCATGTGACTAAAACTACGAGATCAAAGCGGCAACTCATCAACTTGGATAATTATTTGATAGTCGTTTCGAAAGTAGGTGCCAAGTGTCAAAAGTTAATGACAGTGGCACTTTTTTTCGAACTGATGCTATCCTCTAATTATCCTGGCCTGCTGGATATCGTCTCTATTTATAATCATATAATACGAAGGGTTTCGGTCATCCAAGGACGCATTGGGCTTTCTTCTTACGATGACTTGGGGCAAGGATATCTAAATGAAAGCGATCTCGAGAGTTATATCACAGACATTATACCCAAGCTGACACAAATCCGAGATTGTTTGCAGCCCTCTTTCGAGAGATTTTACGTGTGTACGTTGGTAAAGAAGTTTTTCTTCTTCCTGGACCATCTTCATATGCGACGTATACGAATTAGGGATATAGTATCCTCGGGATTGCTATCGCAGTTACTAGCCCTAAGTGATAAACCAAACTATAAAGATGCAAAGGAAAACGAGACGACAAACTGTTTTTCAATGCCCGCTATCTTGGGGGTGTACGAAAAGTATCTCGATTTGGATAAGGACCATGACGGTATGCTGAGCAAGAAGGAGCTGTCTAAATACGGTTCTGGTAGTCTAACCTCTATTTTTCTGGATCGAGCATTTGAGGTGTGTCGTACTTATAGTGGAAAAATGGATTACAAAACCTTTCTAGACTTTCACTTTGCAATGGAAAATCGAAAA TCTCTCCCAGCCTTGCACTATATTTTCCGTATCCTAGACATAAATCAGCAGGGATATTTGACAGCCCAAACCTTGCGATATTTCTACGCTGGCATTGAAGCGCGCTTTAAAACTTTGAAGGCGGAGGCCGTGAATTTTCAGGACCTCAAGGATGAGATATTTGACATGGTCAGGCCCAAGGATCCGCTTAAAATAACCCTCAAAGATTTAACCAATAG CGGGCAAGGCGAGACTGTGCTCTCCATACTAATTGAATTCGATAAATTCTTGGCCTATGAAAACCGTGAGGAGAATCCACAGAATGTTTAA
- the LOC108018514 gene encoding serine/threonine-protein phosphatase 2A regulatory subunit B'' subunit gamma-like isoform X3, protein MELEMCAVEAFDNRSDKNTEHKDLRIMDHPSYNQIPKFFDPPPKPEDKTRQLLRREAHSLFLQDQAEELLNAEDLNDLWRTLEMHVTKTTRSKRQLINLDNYLIVVSKVGAKCQKLMTVALFFELMLSSNYPGLLDIVSIYNHIIRRVSVIQGRIGLSSYDDLGQGYLNESDLESYITDIIPKLTQIRDCLQPSFERFYVCTLVKKFFFFLDHLHMRRIRIRDIVSSGLLSQLLALSDKPNYKDAKENETTNCFSMPAILGVYEKYLDLDKDHDGMLSKKELSKYGSGSLTSIFLDRAFEVCRTYSGKMDYKTFLDFHFAMENRKT, encoded by the exons ATGGAGCTGGAAATGTGTGCCGTCGAGGCTTTCGATAATCGTTCTGACAAGAATACAGAACATAAGGATCTTAGGATCATGGATCACCCTTCGTATAACCAAATACCGAAATTCTTTGATCCCCCACCAAAACCAGAGGATAAAACCCGTCAGTTGCTGCGTCGAGAGGCCCATTCGCTTTTTCTACAGGATCAGGCGGAGGAGCTTCTCAATGCGGAGGATTTAAATGATCTGTGGAGGACCCTTGAAATGCATGTGACTAAAACTACGAGATCAAAGCGGCAACTCATCAACTTGGATAATTATTTGATAGTCGTTTCGAAAGTAGGTGCCAAGTGTCAAAAGTTAATGACAGTGGCACTTTTTTTCGAACTGATGCTATCCTCTAATTATCCTGGCCTGCTGGATATCGTCTCTATTTATAATCATATAATACGAAGGGTTTCGGTCATCCAAGGACGCATTGGGCTTTCTTCTTACGATGACTTGGGGCAAGGATATCTAAATGAAAGCGATCTCGAGAGTTATATCACAGACATTATACCCAAGCTGACACAAATCCGAGATTGTTTGCAGCCCTCTTTCGAGAGATTTTACGTGTGTACGTTGGTAAAGAAGTTTTTCTTCTTCCTGGACCATCTTCATATGCGACGTATACGAATTAGGGATATAGTATCCTCGGGATTGCTATCGCAGTTACTAGCCCTAAGTGATAAACCAAACTATAAAGATGCAAAGGAAAACGAGACGACAAACTGTTTTTCAATGCCCGCTATCTTGGGGGTGTACGAAAAGTATCTCGATTTGGATAAGGACCATGACGGTATGCTGAGCAAGAAGGAGCTGTCTAAATACGGTTCTGGTAGTCTAACCTCTATTTTTCTGGATCGAGCATTTGAGGTGTGTCGTACTTATAGTGGAAAAATGGATTACAAAACCTTTCTAGACTTTCACTTTGCAATGGAAAATCGAAAA ACATAA
- the LOC108018514 gene encoding serine/threonine-protein phosphatase 2A regulatory subunit B'' subunit gamma-like isoform X2, which produces MELEMCAVEAFDNRSDKNTEHKDLRIMDHPSYNQIPKFFDPPPKPEDKTRQLLRREAHSLFLQDQAEELLNAEDLNDLWRTLEMHVTKTTRSKRQLINLDNYLIVVSKVGAKCQKLMTVALFFELMLSSNYPGLLDIVSIYNHIIRRVSVIQGRIGLSSYDDLGQGYLNESDLESYITDIIPKLTQIRDCLQPSFERFYVCTLVKKFFFFLDHLHMRRIRIRDIVSSGLLSQLLALSDKPNYKDAKENETTNCFSMPAILGVYEKYLDLDKDHDGMLSKKELSKYGSGSLTSIFLDRAFEVCRTYSGKMDYKTFLDFHFAMENRKPCTIFSVS; this is translated from the exons ATGGAGCTGGAAATGTGTGCCGTCGAGGCTTTCGATAATCGTTCTGACAAGAATACAGAACATAAGGATCTTAGGATCATGGATCACCCTTCGTATAACCAAATACCGAAATTCTTTGATCCCCCACCAAAACCAGAGGATAAAACCCGTCAGTTGCTGCGTCGAGAGGCCCATTCGCTTTTTCTACAGGATCAGGCGGAGGAGCTTCTCAATGCGGAGGATTTAAATGATCTGTGGAGGACCCTTGAAATGCATGTGACTAAAACTACGAGATCAAAGCGGCAACTCATCAACTTGGATAATTATTTGATAGTCGTTTCGAAAGTAGGTGCCAAGTGTCAAAAGTTAATGACAGTGGCACTTTTTTTCGAACTGATGCTATCCTCTAATTATCCTGGCCTGCTGGATATCGTCTCTATTTATAATCATATAATACGAAGGGTTTCGGTCATCCAAGGACGCATTGGGCTTTCTTCTTACGATGACTTGGGGCAAGGATATCTAAATGAAAGCGATCTCGAGAGTTATATCACAGACATTATACCCAAGCTGACACAAATCCGAGATTGTTTGCAGCCCTCTTTCGAGAGATTTTACGTGTGTACGTTGGTAAAGAAGTTTTTCTTCTTCCTGGACCATCTTCATATGCGACGTATACGAATTAGGGATATAGTATCCTCGGGATTGCTATCGCAGTTACTAGCCCTAAGTGATAAACCAAACTATAAAGATGCAAAGGAAAACGAGACGACAAACTGTTTTTCAATGCCCGCTATCTTGGGGGTGTACGAAAAGTATCTCGATTTGGATAAGGACCATGACGGTATGCTGAGCAAGAAGGAGCTGTCTAAATACGGTTCTGGTAGTCTAACCTCTATTTTTCTGGATCGAGCATTTGAGGTGTGTCGTACTTATAGTGGAAAAATGGATTACAAAACCTTTCTAGACTTTCACTTTGCAATGGAAAATCGAAAA CCTTGCACTATATTTTCCGTATCCTAG
- the eIF3g2 gene encoding eukaryotic translation initiation factor 3 subunit G-2: protein MKTFNTSWADEVEADYVDGLPPSNEYIEGDYKYVTEYKFNEDGKKVKVVRTFKIEKQIVPKAVARRRSWVKFGDSRLDKPGPNSQTTMASEEVFMQFIGSKDFDQSHETQLDAGKNIAKCRICNGEHWSVNCPYKGTSMDSKTLMESKANAAAAAAINDPSKTGKYVPPFMKDGGVGASGKNWGRERDDSSAVRISNLSESMTEADLEELVKKIGPHTKMYLAREKNTGLCKGFAYVHFKFRQDAAAAIEVLNGHGYDHLILCVEWSKPQP, encoded by the coding sequence ATGAAAACCTTTAATACATCCTGGGCCGATGAGGTGGAGGCGGACTACGTGGATGGTCTGCCTCCTTCGAATGAGTACATCGAGGGTGACTACAAGTATGTGACGGAGTACAAGTTCAACGAGGATGGCAAGAAGGTGAAGGTGGTGCGCACCTTCAAGATCGAGAAGCAGATCGTTCCGAAGGCGGTGGCCCGTCGCCGCAGCTGGGTGAAGTTCGGCGATTCCCGCTTGGACAAGCCCGGACCCAATTCCCAGACGACCATGGCCTCAGAGGAGGTCTTTATGCAGTTCATTGGCTCCAAGGACTTTGATCAATCCCACGAAACTCAACTGGATGCCGGCAAGAACATCGCCAAGTGTCGCATTTGCAACGGCGAACACTGGAGTGTCAATTgtccctacaaaggcacctccATGGACAGCAAGACACTGATGGAGTCCAAGGCCAATGCGGCGGCTGCTGCCGCCATCAATGATCCGAGCAAGACGGGAAAATATGTGCCGCCCTTCATGAAGGACGGCGGGGTCGGCGCCTCTGGTAAAAACTGGGGTCGCGAACGGGACGATTCGTCGGCAGTTCGTATATCAAACCTATCCGAATCCATGACCGAGGCCGATCTCGAGGAGCTGGTGAAGAAAATCGGACCCCACACCAAGATGTATCTGGCTCGCGAAAAGAACACCGGTCTCTGCAAGGGATTCGCCTATGTGCACTTCAAGTTTCGTCAGGATGCAGCCGCCGCCATTGAAGTCCTTAATGGCCATGGCTATGACCACTTGATCCTTTGCGTCGAGTGGTCCAAACCCCAGCCGTAA
- the Tmlh gene encoding trimethyllysine dioxygenase, mitochondrial, which produces MLLLKHPKTGQSLEIYEFWLRDHCRCGECLNLDTNQRRYDILDLPADVKPVEVKYEGLKLQVKWSDDHQSSYDLDFIFESQLEQLISRRSNSTILTPWNRSIILQNEQHLRFSLPQLISSDDKVKSLVESLVRYGIVFIDDVAPTPNMTELALRAVFPLMKTFFGEMWTFSDKPDHADTAYTKLYLGSHTDNTYFCNAAGLQALHCIEHSGSGGENFFVDGLYVVNELKRRFPAAYNLLCRVQVPGEYIEKGEHHRHTAPIIQVDPLTQEFIQLRLNVYDRAVFDTIPQSEMTYFYASLRQLLKIVKDEEQQWSLKLNPGSIVLFDNWRVLHGRHAYTGSRTMSGSYVQRTDFLSKARVLGIIE; this is translated from the exons ATGCTGCTCTTAAAGCATCCGAAAACCGGTCAAAGCCTGGAGATCTATGAGTTTTGGCTCCGTGATCATTGTCGCTGCGGGGAGTGTCTGAATTTGGATACCAACCAGCGGCGTTACGATATTTTGGATCTGCCAGCGGATGTAAAACCGGTAGAGGTTAAATACGAAGGCTTGAAGCTACAAGTGAAGT GGAGTGACGACCACCAGTCTAGCTATGACCTGGACTTTATATTCGAGTCTCAGCTGGAACAGTTGATAAGTCGGCGATCAAATTCCACTATTCTGACGCCCTGGAATCGCAGCATTATCTTGCAAAACGAACAGCACTTGCGATTCTCCTTGCCCCAGCTGATTTCCAGTGATGATAAAGTGAAATCTTTGGTTGAATCTCTGGTTCGATATGGCATTGTCTTCATTGATGACGTGGCGCCCACACCAAATATGACCGAGCTGGCCCTGCGAGCTGTTTTCCCCCTAATGAAAACTTTCTTTGGTGAAATGTGGACCTTTAGCGATAAGCCCGATCATGCGGATACCGCTTACACAAAACTTTACCTGGGCTCCCATACGGATAATACCTATTTCTGCAATGCAGCTGGACTTCAGGCCCTACATTGCATCGAACACTCGGGTTCGGGTGGCGAAAATTTCTTTGTGGATGGTCTGTATGTGGTAAACGAATTGAAGCGTCGATTTCCCGCCGCCTATAATCTGCTGTGTAGAGTTCAAGTTCCTGGGGAGTATATAGAAAAAGGGGAGCATCATCGCCACACGGCTCCTATTATACAGGTGGATCCACTGACTCAGGAATTTATTCAACTCAGGCTGAATGTCTACGATCGCGCTGTGTTCGATACTATTCCACAATCCGAGATGACCTATTTCTATGCCAGTCTTCGTCAGCTCTTGAAGATTGTTAAGGATGAAGAGCAGCAGTGGAGTCTGAAGCTAAATCCTGGAAGCATCGTGCTTTTCGACAACTGGAGAGTCCTTCATGGTCGCCATGCCTATACAGGAAGTCGTACTATGTCTGGTTCCTATGTGCAGCGTACCGATTTTCTCAGCAAGGCTCGTGTCTTGGGAATTATCGAATAA